In one window of Corynebacterium mycetoides DNA:
- the cydC gene encoding thiol reductant ABC exporter subunit CydC, translating into MRNAISLLRVAGVKPGAVALAVAAAAVTLLSALSLTVLSGWLITRAWQMPPVLHLSVAITAVRGLGISRAMFRYIDRIVAHQLALGALSELRAKVYDALASSAATSRGQGHVYVVDDTERVTDFLVRSHIPRLVAVVVSLAALGLAAWLSPPAALVMAAALAVTGFVVPRIAARSNRRAREVEESTEFAVGLDQVLQHRVEFAAAGRAEALIGEVAEASQRVTREKLAAQRSTVAAEAIQTVATGAAALGVAAIAVATYSGNPTWLGMLLMLSLAAFESHGPLPAAARHADDAARAASRLSNLLNTQRADVAGPAVSDTVEARDLRTIYGDTVWNLRVEPGERLLVRGPSGSGKTTMLETLAGLVPAASGEATAPASTRFYAEDAWVFSTSVRENLRVGTPELDDTLATRVLSAVGFPFDLDFVLDNGADSLSAGQRRRLLLARALCSDADVLLLDEPTAHLTPDDSADLMHMLLNSPLPGPKPQRTVIVVAHEN; encoded by the coding sequence GTGAGAAACGCCATATCCTTGCTGCGGGTCGCGGGGGTCAAACCCGGGGCCGTTGCGCTGGCGGTCGCCGCCGCAGCGGTGACGCTGCTGTCCGCGCTGAGCCTGACGGTGCTGTCCGGTTGGCTGATCACCCGGGCGTGGCAGATGCCCCCAGTGCTGCACCTGTCCGTGGCGATCACCGCGGTGCGGGGTTTGGGCATCTCTCGCGCAATGTTTCGCTACATCGACCGGATCGTCGCTCACCAGCTGGCGCTCGGTGCGCTGAGCGAGCTGCGCGCGAAAGTCTACGACGCGCTGGCCTCGTCCGCTGCGACATCGCGCGGACAGGGCCACGTCTATGTGGTCGACGACACCGAGCGGGTCACGGACTTTCTGGTGCGCAGCCACATCCCCCGCCTCGTTGCGGTGGTGGTCTCCCTCGCCGCGCTGGGGCTTGCGGCGTGGCTGAGCCCGCCGGCCGCGTTGGTGATGGCGGCAGCTCTCGCCGTGACCGGTTTCGTGGTGCCGCGCATCGCCGCACGCTCGAATCGCCGCGCCCGCGAGGTGGAGGAGTCCACCGAGTTCGCCGTCGGCCTCGATCAGGTGCTGCAGCACCGCGTGGAGTTCGCCGCGGCCGGTCGGGCCGAGGCTTTGATCGGCGAGGTCGCGGAAGCGTCGCAACGCGTCACGCGCGAGAAGCTCGCCGCGCAGCGCTCAACCGTTGCGGCCGAGGCGATCCAGACCGTGGCCACGGGCGCTGCGGCGCTCGGCGTGGCGGCGATCGCGGTGGCTACCTACAGCGGGAATCCGACCTGGTTGGGCATGTTGCTGATGCTGTCGCTGGCGGCGTTCGAGTCCCACGGTCCCCTGCCTGCCGCCGCGCGCCACGCCGACGACGCCGCGCGCGCCGCATCGCGCCTGAGCAACCTGCTGAACACGCAACGCGCCGATGTCGCTGGACCCGCGGTGTCCGACACCGTCGAGGCGCGCGACCTGCGCACCATCTACGGCGATACGGTGTGGAATCTCCGCGTGGAGCCCGGCGAGCGCCTGCTCGTGCGCGGGCCCTCGGGCTCAGGCAAGACCACGATGCTGGAAACGCTCGCGGGGTTGGTGCCCGCCGCCTCGGGCGAAGCGACCGCCCCGGCAAGCACCAGGTTCTACGCGGAGGACGCGTGGGTGTTTTCAACCTCGGTGCGCGAGAACCTGCGCGTGGGCACGCCCGAGCTTGACGACACCCTCGCCACGCGCGTCCTCTCCGCCGTCGGCTTCCCCTTCGACTTGGACTTTGTCCTCGACAACGGCGCCGACTCGCTCTCGGCCGGGCAGCGCCGCCGCCTGCTGCTCGCCCGCGCGCTGTGCAGCGACGCCGACGTGCTGCTTCTCGACGAACCCACAGCGCACCTGACCCCCGACGACTCAGCCGATCTAATGCACATGCTGCTCAACTCGCCGCTGCCCGGGCCGAAACCGCAACGCACCGTGATCGTCGTGGCCCACGAGAACTAG
- a CDS encoding ABC transporter ATP-binding protein/permease, translating to MASPVDPRLVRFAPPVRRFILRTGIAQGVTTALVVARGALLGVIAASAVEGRDVNYVLLFAALAAVILAHSAAAAAAQRASLHAAGATIDVLRSKALTALARQDPRAVERDAALWRHVLTRGMDDFRPYLTDFLPSLVAGVIATPIALVAVFSFDVVAGVFALVTLPLIPAFMVLIGTLTAARTEHRLRVSTALGHQIADLLRGAPTLRAMQASTRPGEHIRDAGARHAASTMGVLRLAFLSSFALEFLATLSVALVAVSIGLRLVYGDISLLAGLVVLIVVPEVFNPVRKVGANYHAAADGLEAVDKVLSLIDAPTATAGSYLTPARSGVEVDSLSVTGRDGTLPHNLSFRAHPGEVTVLRGPNGTGKSTTFLAILGALPDTDVSGRIAVGGEVAFLAARPATVPGTVRENLELFGAPVTPTPLAPTVEPERFIDPASRGVSAGELQLIGLTRTLASPAPIVLLDEPTAHLSPERVAEVLDAIRDAAERGRTVLVASHDMRVAEASDKVVDL from the coding sequence GTGGCCTCCCCTGTCGACCCCCGCCTCGTGCGGTTTGCGCCCCCGGTGCGCCGGTTCATCCTGCGCACGGGAATCGCTCAGGGGGTCACCACCGCTCTCGTCGTCGCGCGAGGTGCGCTCCTTGGTGTGATCGCGGCCTCCGCAGTTGAGGGGCGCGACGTGAACTACGTATTGCTGTTCGCAGCGCTCGCCGCTGTGATCCTCGCCCACAGCGCGGCGGCAGCGGCGGCGCAGCGCGCTTCGCTCCACGCCGCTGGCGCCACCATCGACGTGCTGCGCAGCAAGGCGCTGACCGCGCTGGCGCGACAGGATCCCCGCGCCGTCGAGCGCGACGCCGCCCTGTGGCGCCACGTGCTCACCCGCGGCATGGACGACTTCAGGCCCTACCTCACCGATTTCCTGCCCTCGCTGGTCGCAGGGGTGATCGCAACGCCGATCGCGCTGGTCGCGGTGTTCTCCTTTGACGTCGTCGCCGGTGTCTTCGCGCTGGTCACCCTGCCGCTCATCCCGGCGTTTATGGTGCTCATCGGCACGCTCACCGCCGCGCGCACGGAGCATCGCCTGCGTGTTTCCACCGCGCTCGGCCACCAGATTGCGGACTTGCTGCGTGGAGCGCCGACGCTGCGCGCGATGCAGGCGTCGACACGCCCGGGCGAGCACATCCGCGACGCCGGTGCGCGGCACGCGGCCTCCACGATGGGCGTTTTGCGCCTGGCGTTCCTGTCGTCGTTCGCGCTCGAGTTCCTGGCCACGCTCTCCGTCGCGCTGGTCGCGGTGAGTATCGGCCTGCGCCTGGTCTACGGCGACATCAGCCTGCTCGCCGGCCTAGTCGTGCTCATCGTGGTGCCCGAGGTGTTCAACCCCGTGCGCAAGGTCGGCGCGAACTACCACGCCGCCGCCGACGGGCTCGAGGCGGTGGATAAGGTGCTATCGCTTATCGACGCCCCCACCGCCACCGCTGGCTCCTACCTCACGCCTGCTCGGTCCGGCGTGGAGGTGGACAGCCTGAGCGTTACCGGGCGCGACGGCACGCTGCCCCACAACCTGTCGTTCCGTGCCCACCCCGGCGAGGTCACCGTGCTGCGCGGGCCGAACGGGACGGGCAAGTCCACGACCTTCCTCGCCATACTTGGCGCGCTGCCCGATACCGACGTCAGCGGGCGCATCGCCGTGGGCGGCGAGGTGGCCTTCCTCGCGGCGCGGCCCGCGACGGTGCCCGGCACCGTGCGCGAGAACCTCGAGCTCTTCGGCGCGCCCGTCACTCCCACCCCGCTGGCCCCGACGGTCGAACCCGAGCGCTTCATCGACCCTGCCTCGCGCGGCGTCTCCGCGGGCGAGCTGCAACTGATCGGCTTGACCCGCACCCTCGCCTCGCCCGCGCCGATTGTGCTTCTCGACGAACCCACCGCGCATCTGTCCCCCGAGCGCGTCGCCGAGGTGCTCGACGCGATCCGCGACGCGGCCGAGCGCGGGCGCACGGTACTGGTCGCCAGCCACGACATGCGCGTCGCCGAGGCCTCCGACAAGGTGGTGGACCTGTGA
- the cydB gene encoding cytochrome d ubiquinol oxidase subunit II translates to MDLNTIWFLGIAVLFAGFFVLEGFDFGVGMLLPFVGGDTPEDNDRRRTAQVSTIGPLWDGNEVWLVTAAAAIFAAFPEWYATLLSGFFFLFVLILVGLIVRGVSLEWRVKGKTAQWRRRCDIGTTFGSYLPAFLWGLIFTNLVAGVPLNDKGRISSFTDGFVGLFNPLGLAGGLAFVLLFALHGAIFVALKAHEPLRGRARTLALRWLAAPTAIVSLLYVVWLQNVAGAQWTWIAVAVAALGIAAAIGATFANRDGFAFAATTIAIAAVCVVLFGSLFPDVIPSTSAHPGWDIYSAASNPYTLRIMSWAGIIILPAVIVAQAWSFWSFRQRVKV, encoded by the coding sequence ATGGATCTCAATACGATCTGGTTTCTGGGGATTGCCGTGCTCTTCGCTGGCTTCTTTGTGCTCGAGGGTTTCGACTTCGGCGTGGGCATGCTGCTGCCGTTCGTCGGAGGTGACACGCCCGAGGACAACGACCGCCGGCGCACCGCGCAGGTGAGCACCATCGGGCCGCTGTGGGACGGCAACGAGGTGTGGCTCGTGACCGCCGCCGCGGCCATCTTCGCGGCCTTCCCCGAGTGGTACGCAACCCTGCTTTCGGGGTTCTTCTTCCTCTTCGTGCTCATCCTCGTCGGCCTGATTGTGCGCGGCGTCTCCCTCGAGTGGCGTGTAAAAGGCAAGACTGCCCAGTGGCGCCGCCGCTGCGACATCGGCACCACCTTCGGCTCCTACCTCCCGGCTTTTTTGTGGGGCCTGATCTTCACCAACCTCGTCGCCGGCGTGCCGCTCAACGACAAGGGCCGAATCAGCTCCTTCACCGACGGCTTTGTCGGCCTGTTCAACCCACTGGGGCTTGCCGGTGGCCTCGCTTTCGTGCTGCTCTTCGCGCTGCACGGCGCGATCTTCGTCGCGTTGAAGGCTCACGAGCCGCTGCGCGGCCGCGCCCGCACCCTGGCACTGCGCTGGCTCGCCGCGCCGACCGCGATCGTCTCCCTGCTGTACGTCGTGTGGCTGCAGAACGTAGCCGGGGCGCAGTGGACTTGGATTGCCGTGGCGGTGGCGGCGCTTGGCATCGCCGCGGCGATCGGCGCAACCTTTGCCAATCGCGATGGGTTCGCCTTCGCCGCCACGACCATAGCCATCGCCGCAGTCTGCGTGGTGCTGTTCGGCTCCCTGTTCCCGGACGTCATCCCCTCGACCAGCGCCCACCCGGGGTGGGACATCTACTCCGCGGCATCGAACCCGTACACCCTGCGGATTATGAGCTGGGCCGGGATCATCATCCTGCCCGCCGTGATCGTCGCGCAGGCGTGGTCCTTCTGGTCCTTCAGGCAGAGGGTGAAGGTGTAA
- a CDS encoding cytochrome ubiquinol oxidase subunit I, giving the protein MELDLVDLSRWQFGITTVYHYIFVPLTIGLAPVVAIMQTLWQVTGKEPWYRATRFFGNLFLINFAMGVVTGLVQEFQFGMNWSEYASFVGDVFGAPLAFEGLAAFFFESVFLGVWIFGWGRVPRWAHLVSIWIVAVAVNVSAYFIIVANSFMQHPVGARYNPETDRAELIDFAALLTNPTAVQAVPHAIFAAWMLAGTFVCGIAGWWMVREARQGDPDSTAATIWRTCTRFGAWIILVSSIGVALTGDALAKLMFVQQPMKMASAEALCHTETDPYFSILSVSTMNNCETAIHLIGVPFVLPFLAEGRFSGVTLQGAMDLNTQYQELYGPGNYIPNLFVTYWSFRLMIGFMAVPAIMAVVALWKTRKKRVPSENWIQIACLAALPAPWISNFSGWIFTEMGRQPWVVHPNPSFQGVDGPNGEQNIHMIVDFGVSDHQPWQVLLSLGVFTALYGILAVIWFALMRRYTLYGLDQPGMSAGDAANPAAASYGPADDAELEPLSFGVTTSPGRGDGASTSIRGDKGE; this is encoded by the coding sequence ATGGAGCTTGATCTCGTTGATCTCTCCCGGTGGCAGTTCGGCATCACCACCGTCTACCACTACATTTTCGTTCCGCTCACCATCGGGCTCGCCCCGGTGGTTGCCATCATGCAGACACTCTGGCAGGTAACGGGCAAAGAACCCTGGTACCGCGCCACGCGATTCTTCGGAAACCTGTTTCTGATCAACTTCGCCATGGGTGTGGTCACCGGGTTGGTCCAAGAGTTCCAATTCGGTATGAACTGGTCCGAATACGCCAGCTTCGTCGGCGACGTCTTCGGCGCTCCCCTCGCCTTCGAGGGCCTCGCGGCGTTCTTCTTCGAGTCCGTCTTCCTCGGCGTGTGGATCTTCGGCTGGGGACGCGTCCCCCGCTGGGCGCACCTGGTCTCAATCTGGATCGTCGCCGTGGCCGTGAACGTCTCGGCCTACTTCATCATCGTGGCCAACTCGTTTATGCAGCACCCCGTCGGCGCGCGCTACAACCCCGAGACCGACCGCGCCGAGCTCATCGACTTCGCGGCGCTGCTGACCAACCCCACGGCAGTTCAAGCCGTGCCCCACGCCATTTTCGCCGCCTGGATGCTCGCCGGCACCTTCGTCTGCGGCATCGCCGGCTGGTGGATGGTGCGTGAGGCGCGCCAGGGCGACCCCGACAGCACCGCGGCGACGATCTGGCGCACCTGCACGCGCTTCGGGGCGTGGATCATCCTCGTCTCCTCAATCGGAGTTGCCTTGACCGGGGACGCACTGGCCAAGCTCATGTTTGTCCAGCAGCCGATGAAGATGGCCTCGGCGGAAGCGCTGTGCCACACCGAGACCGATCCGTACTTCTCGATTCTGTCGGTGTCGACCATGAACAACTGCGAAACGGCGATTCACTTAATCGGCGTCCCGTTCGTGCTGCCGTTCCTCGCGGAGGGTCGCTTTAGCGGCGTGACCCTGCAGGGCGCGATGGACCTCAACACGCAGTACCAGGAGCTTTACGGGCCGGGTAACTACATCCCGAACCTCTTTGTCACCTACTGGTCCTTCCGCCTGATGATCGGTTTCATGGCCGTGCCCGCCATCATGGCGGTCGTCGCCCTGTGGAAGACCCGTAAGAAGCGCGTCCCCTCCGAGAACTGGATCCAGATCGCCTGCCTGGCCGCGCTGCCCGCGCCGTGGATTTCCAACTTCTCCGGCTGGATCTTCACCGAGATGGGCCGCCAGCCGTGGGTGGTCCACCCCAACCCATCGTTCCAGGGAGTCGACGGACCCAACGGGGAACAGAACATCCATATGATCGTCGACTTCGGCGTCTCCGACCACCAACCATGGCAGGTGTTGTTAAGCCTCGGGGTGTTCACCGCCCTCTACGGCATCCTCGCCGTGATCTGGTTCGCGCTGATGCGCCGCTACACCCTCTACGGCCTCGACCAGCCGGGCATGTCCGCCGGCGACGCGGCCAACCCCGCGGCGGCTTCTTACGGCCCGGCCGACGACGCGGAGCTCGAGCCGCTGAGCTTTGGCGTGACGACGTCACCGGGGCGCGGCGATGGGGCATCGACAAGCATTCGCGGAGATAAAGGAGAGTAG
- a CDS encoding IclR family transcriptional regulator: MRDDTIHRVRQYSEDSGIKVLDRSIAIVKSVAGGDKSLASLSEDTGLPRATTHRIASALEIHRVLTRTPSGEWTIGPALAGFSAKASPRLLSAAEPIMRELVTTTGESVQLYVLTGNTRTCIAAEEPPSGLTYTVPVGSQLPLTAGSAARVFAAFDLIADHPFPEPELDRVRNDYLAESVAEREIGLASVSAPITDSAGHVLAVLSVSGPVERLGPRPCDTWGKVVSAAATRLSSAL; this comes from the coding sequence ATGCGGGATGATACTATCCATCGTGTGAGACAGTATAGCGAAGACTCCGGGATTAAAGTGCTCGACCGTTCCATTGCGATTGTGAAGTCCGTCGCCGGGGGTGACAAGAGCCTCGCATCGCTGAGCGAGGATACCGGCCTGCCGCGCGCCACCACGCACCGCATCGCCTCGGCGCTGGAAATCCACCGGGTGCTCACGCGCACCCCCTCCGGCGAATGGACCATCGGCCCCGCACTCGCCGGTTTTTCGGCCAAGGCGTCACCGCGCCTGCTCTCTGCGGCCGAGCCGATCATGCGCGAGCTGGTCACCACGACCGGAGAATCCGTACAGCTCTACGTACTCACCGGCAACACGCGCACCTGCATCGCCGCCGAGGAGCCGCCCAGCGGACTGACCTACACCGTGCCGGTGGGCTCGCAGCTTCCACTGACCGCGGGCTCCGCGGCGCGCGTGTTCGCCGCCTTCGACCTGATTGCGGACCACCCGTTCCCCGAGCCCGAGCTCGACCGGGTGCGCAACGATTACCTGGCCGAATCCGTCGCCGAGCGCGAGATCGGCCTAGCCAGCGTGTCCGCCCCGATCACGGACTCCGCGGGCCACGTGCTGGCGGTGCTCTCAGTATCCGGGCCCGTTGAACGCCTCGGCCCGCGACCCTGCGACACCTGGGGAAAGGTAGTCAGCGCCGCGGCCACCAGGCTCAGCAGCGCACTGTAG
- the leuC gene encoding 3-isopropylmalate dehydratase large subunit — MADKPMTLAEKVWRDHVVTKGENGDPDLIYIDFQLLHEVTSPQAFDGLRMSGRTIRRPEQHLATEDHNVPTLGIRTGNLLEIQEPTSRIQVETLRTNCAEFGVRLHPMGDVKQGIVHTVGPQLGITQPGMTIVCGDSHTSTHGAFGSIAMGIGTSEVEHVMATQTLSLKPFKTMAIEVSGELAPGVTAKDLILAIIAKIGTNGGQGHIIEYRGEAVRKLSMEARMTICNMSIEAGARAGMVAPDEKTFEYVKGREYAPAGSDWDAAVEYWKTLPTDEGAEFDTVVEIDGSALTPFVTWGTNPGQGLPLSEAVPDPESFGDDNTKRAAEKALKYMDLTPGTPLRDIKIDTVFLGSCTNARIEDLRAAAEILKGRRIADGTRMMVVPSSAMVKKQAEEEGLDKVFTEFGAEWRTAGCSMCLGMNPDQLKPGERSASTSNRNFEGRQGPGGRTHLVSPLVAAATAITGRLASPADL, encoded by the coding sequence ATGGCAGACAAGCCAATGACCCTCGCCGAGAAGGTGTGGCGCGACCATGTGGTGACAAAGGGTGAAAACGGTGACCCGGACCTCATCTACATCGACTTTCAACTCCTCCACGAGGTGACCAGCCCGCAGGCGTTCGACGGCCTGCGCATGTCCGGGCGCACCATCCGCCGCCCGGAGCAGCACCTCGCCACCGAGGACCACAACGTTCCCACCCTCGGGATTCGGACGGGCAACCTGCTCGAGATCCAGGAGCCGACCTCGCGCATCCAGGTGGAGACGCTGCGCACAAACTGCGCGGAGTTCGGTGTGCGCCTGCACCCGATGGGCGACGTCAAGCAGGGCATCGTCCACACCGTCGGCCCTCAGCTGGGCATCACCCAGCCCGGCATGACCATCGTGTGCGGCGACTCGCACACCTCCACCCACGGCGCGTTCGGGTCTATCGCCATGGGCATCGGCACCTCCGAGGTGGAGCACGTCATGGCCACCCAGACGCTGTCGCTCAAGCCGTTCAAAACGATGGCGATCGAGGTCTCCGGCGAGCTAGCCCCCGGTGTCACCGCCAAGGACTTGATCCTGGCCATCATCGCCAAGATCGGCACCAACGGCGGCCAGGGCCACATCATCGAGTACCGCGGCGAGGCCGTGCGCAAGCTGTCCATGGAAGCCCGCATGACCATCTGCAACATGTCCATCGAGGCCGGCGCGCGCGCCGGCATGGTCGCCCCCGACGAGAAGACGTTCGAGTACGTCAAGGGCCGCGAGTACGCCCCCGCGGGCTCCGACTGGGATGCCGCCGTGGAGTATTGGAAGACCCTGCCCACGGACGAGGGCGCCGAGTTCGACACCGTCGTGGAGATCGACGGGTCCGCGCTGACCCCGTTTGTCACCTGGGGGACCAACCCGGGCCAGGGCCTGCCGCTGTCCGAGGCGGTGCCCGACCCGGAGTCCTTCGGCGATGACAACACCAAGCGTGCGGCGGAGAAGGCTCTGAAGTACATGGATCTGACCCCGGGCACGCCGCTGCGCGACATCAAGATCGACACAGTGTTCCTCGGGTCCTGCACCAACGCGCGCATCGAGGACCTGCGCGCCGCCGCCGAGATTCTCAAGGGCCGCCGCATCGCCGACGGCACCCGCATGATGGTCGTGCCCTCGTCCGCCATGGTGAAGAAGCAGGCCGAGGAGGAAGGGCTGGACAAGGTGTTCACCGAGTTCGGCGCAGAGTGGCGCACCGCCGGCTGCTCCATGTGCCTGGGCATGAACCCGGACCAGCTCAAGCCGGGCGAGCGCTCCGCCTCCACGTCCAACCGCAATTTCGAGGGCCGCCAGGGCCCGGGCGGGCGGACTCACCTGGTCTCGCCGCTCGTCGCCGCGGCAACGGCCATCACCGGCCGCCTCGCCAGCCCCGCCGACCTGTAG
- the leuD gene encoding 3-isopropylmalate dehydratase small subunit: protein MDKFVTHTGVGVPLTRSNVDTDQIIPARYLKRVSRTGFEDGLFSNWRENEPDFVLNQEAYKNGSVLFAGPDFGTGSSREHAVWALNDYGFRAVFSPRFADIFRGNSGKAGLLAGVMSESDIELIWKQLEQQPGLEVTVSLEDRTVRVGQNVYTFDVDDYTRWRLMEGLDDIGLTLRDESAIDAFEAARPAFKPSV from the coding sequence ATGGACAAGTTTGTCACTCACACCGGCGTCGGCGTGCCGCTGACCCGCTCCAACGTCGACACCGACCAGATCATCCCCGCGCGCTACCTCAAGCGCGTCTCCCGCACCGGGTTCGAGGACGGCCTGTTTTCCAACTGGCGCGAGAACGAGCCCGACTTCGTGCTGAACCAGGAGGCCTACAAGAACGGCTCCGTGCTCTTCGCCGGACCCGACTTCGGCACCGGCTCCTCGCGCGAGCACGCGGTGTGGGCGCTGAACGACTACGGCTTCCGCGCCGTGTTCTCCCCGCGCTTCGCCGACATTTTCCGCGGCAACTCCGGCAAGGCGGGGCTGTTGGCCGGCGTCATGTCCGAGTCCGACATTGAACTCATCTGGAAGCAGCTGGAGCAGCAGCCCGGGCTCGAGGTCACGGTCAGCCTGGAGGACCGCACGGTACGTGTCGGGCAGAACGTCTACACTTTCGATGTTGACGATTACACCCGCTGGCGCCTCATGGAGGGGCTCGACGACATCGGGCTGACCCTGCGCGACGAGTCCGCAATCGACGCCTTCGAGGCCGCGCGGCCCGCGTTCAAGCCGAGCGTGTAG
- a CDS encoding YbjN domain-containing protein — MTTTPTRKNDLDRVREFFRDSHYQFNETDSEYALATAFSGIAFDIRYTEPNIALVTTVAVDVVGADRFDDVLTWVEDYNNAHAFPTAVALKDDARDVTAFGATFVLPGAWEYTDAQFADWMNSGIQGVVDAAQKFLAAFAPEALEQLRRGPSA, encoded by the coding sequence GTGACTACCACCCCCACCCGCAAAAACGACCTCGACCGGGTCCGCGAGTTCTTCCGCGACAGCCACTACCAGTTCAACGAGACAGACAGCGAGTACGCACTCGCCACCGCGTTTTCGGGCATTGCCTTCGACATCCGCTACACCGAGCCGAACATCGCGCTGGTGACCACCGTCGCCGTGGACGTCGTCGGCGCCGACCGCTTCGACGATGTTCTCACCTGGGTGGAGGACTACAACAACGCCCACGCCTTTCCCACCGCGGTGGCGCTCAAAGACGACGCCCGCGACGTCACCGCGTTCGGCGCGACGTTTGTCCTGCCGGGGGCATGGGAGTACACCGACGCCCAGTTCGCGGACTGGATGAACTCCGGCATTCAGGGCGTGGTCGACGCCGCGCAGAAGTTCCTCGCCGCGTTTGCCCCCGAGGCGCTGGAGCAGCTGCGGCGCGGCCCCTCAGCCTGA
- a CDS encoding YbjN domain-containing protein encodes MPTPVTQERIEALLDSLDLTHFRGESDGLTRTGFPGLVCFFQVEEAGFKITTRWLPVASAEDETAELRGVVNDLNRSLPLVRVHPVRREDGTTVVLIEAPFFTSGSLDDAQLTRMVEFYFSAIHHVKGQLEKRVPQLAAKGDAQ; translated from the coding sequence GTGCCCACCCCCGTTACCCAGGAGCGCATCGAGGCGCTGCTCGACTCCCTTGATCTCACGCACTTCCGCGGCGAATCTGACGGACTGACCCGCACGGGTTTTCCGGGCCTCGTCTGCTTCTTCCAGGTCGAGGAGGCCGGGTTCAAGATCACCACCCGCTGGCTGCCCGTCGCTTCCGCCGAGGATGAGACCGCCGAGCTGCGCGGCGTGGTCAACGACCTCAACCGCTCGCTTCCGCTGGTGCGCGTCCACCCCGTCCGCCGCGAGGACGGCACCACGGTCGTGCTCATCGAGGCACCGTTTTTCACCTCGGGCTCGCTTGACGACGCCCAGCTCACGCGCATGGTGGAGTTCTACTTCTCCGCCATCCACCACGTCAAGGGGCAGCTGGAGAAGCGCGTTCCCCAGCTGGCCGCGAAGGGAGACGCGCAGTGA
- a CDS encoding NUDIX hydrolase, which yields MAKNPARNDKHTTADKAARELHETDKDDRAELFLTGRHQEIPLHPGREFAKTTLAAGAVLWRGTLSREANGEANADAVEVACIHRPHYDDWSLAKGKADPGESLVATAVREIKEETGYDIRLGKLLGKTIYPVKDTTKVVYYFTGEVTGGEFAANSEVDEIRWLPIEEAKELLTYDLDRQVLEKAQKRFRLPATSRILYVRHGRAHDREKWSGDDNLRPLDKKGRRQSEMLVPLLAPFHPERIYSAVPDRCQTTVAPLADELGLDVTVDPLYGDDAWVDNQVACKEAFMSVVKQDGVSVICSQGHIMPDMIAWLSDTGRLPIEGDIAVKKGGVWVLSFNGEDLTGADYIPSALPVR from the coding sequence ATGGCTAAAAACCCGGCGCGCAACGACAAGCACACTACGGCGGATAAGGCAGCCCGCGAGTTGCACGAGACCGACAAGGACGACCGCGCTGAACTCTTCCTCACCGGCAGGCACCAGGAGATTCCCCTGCACCCGGGGCGCGAGTTTGCCAAAACCACGCTCGCGGCCGGGGCGGTGCTGTGGCGCGGGACGCTGAGCAGGGAGGCGAACGGGGAAGCGAACGCCGACGCGGTCGAGGTCGCCTGCATCCACCGCCCGCACTACGACGACTGGTCGCTGGCCAAGGGCAAAGCCGACCCGGGCGAGTCCCTTGTCGCCACCGCTGTGCGCGAGATCAAGGAGGAGACCGGCTACGACATCCGCCTGGGCAAGCTGCTGGGCAAGACGATCTACCCGGTCAAGGACACCACCAAGGTGGTCTACTACTTCACGGGCGAGGTCACCGGCGGCGAGTTCGCCGCGAACAGCGAAGTCGACGAGATCCGCTGGCTGCCCATCGAGGAGGCGAAGGAGCTGCTCACCTACGACCTCGACCGCCAGGTGCTGGAGAAGGCGCAGAAGCGCTTCCGGCTGCCGGCGACCTCACGGATCCTGTACGTCCGCCACGGCCGGGCGCACGACCGCGAGAAGTGGAGCGGCGACGACAACCTGCGCCCCCTGGACAAGAAGGGCCGCCGCCAGTCCGAGATGCTGGTGCCCCTTCTCGCGCCCTTTCACCCCGAGCGCATCTATTCCGCGGTGCCGGATCGCTGCCAGACGACGGTCGCGCCGCTTGCCGACGAGCTGGGCCTCGACGTCACCGTCGACCCGCTCTACGGCGACGACGCGTGGGTGGATAACCAGGTGGCCTGCAAGGAGGCGTTCATGAGCGTGGTCAAGCAAGACGGCGTCAGCGTGATCTGCTCGCAGGGCCACATCATGCCCGACATGATTGCGTGGCTCTCGGACACGGGCCGGCTACCCATTGAGGGCGACATCGCCGTGAAAAAGGGCGGGGTGTGGGTGCTCTCCTTTAACGGCGAGGACTTGACCGGCGCCGACTACATCCCCTCCGCCCTCCCCGTGCGTTAG